gaaatgcataagcttgtgttaaacgcattaATTGCCgacttccagtgagttttacagctccggctcacgctcaattcccacgggaatgctctggatcattgagagacttgagaagcagatgtcgtgatattttcgcacacgtgaaatgtgacaCGTGAATAATGATAgacagatgtcgccgctgtttttcatttaactcatgcGGCAAaaagctaagcagcgacatctatttttgaaaaagtaggtttattaaaggcagcgttgccaaactaaagacaagtaattaacattttatctggctcacaaattgaaccagacttccatctggatttatctggctcaaatcgttgttgttgcatttacaagcaaaattatttatctggctcaggcttttgccaccggatgatagcaactatgaaaaatttcattgtgccgcggtctTAAACGCTGTGCTAGTATGACCCATGAAGCACAATTGAAACAAAGCTTTTGTATATTAAACACATCTTCGTTAATTCTCGGTGTCTCATTTTGACATTCTTTTTTTGTGTATGTATTCGCAACCTGGAAGCGTTCTTAGGGCCGGTACTAAAATAgcaaattatttatttaacaagAAAACATGGATTCAGAAATAGAATTGATTGACTCTTTAACGGCGCTGGCATACGAGGGGCCCTGTCTAAAAACTGAAGGACTGATAAAAGTGCTAGAAGGTGGCCCAAAAGATGAAGATTTTCGTGATCTTGTTGGTTGGTTGACAGAGGAACTGCATGTTTTGCGGAAAACCGATGAACATGTGGCCGAGACTACAGACCCAAGTGAATTTGCAATGGAACTGTCAGCAATGCTGAAAGAATTAGGTTGCCCATATGACAGTTTTGTGACTGGACCACTTTCGGAGCGGTTTCAGACTCGCGAGATATGTGCTCAGCTACTTGATTACCTCATAACTGAATTAATGGCTATAAAGATGGTATATAAACTACGACCTGTGCAAAAGGACCTAATTATTCCAAAAACTGAGTCAAGTACAGCGCGTATAATGGAGCAAATATCACGTGAAGTTGGTTTAGGTAAACCCCCAGAGAACGTATCGTCCAAAGCTTTTTTCGATAAACTCAATTTTAAAGTGGAGGAACTAGCAAGACAATCTAAACCTGGTGTATTGAGTGAACCATTGTTACGATTGAAGAAGCCTTTAACGGACGCGCAGTGGAAAAAATTAGATGCGATACAGGCTGGGTTGGATGCCGAATATAATATGCGACGACAAATGTTGTTAACCCGACTTGAAGTTACCATACAAAGTTTTCAATGGTCTGATAAAATGAGAAAGCGTGAAAATGAAATTGTGAATCGATATCAAAAGAAGTTGCATGAGCTTGATCCACTACGATACGGAACTCAAGATACCACTATTGTAGCGCTATTAGCAGCACGTGCTGATTTAGCTATAATAGAGAAAACCAGTTCAGCAAATGTTCGTAAAAAtacaaattgcaaaatacaaaaacatgtTATTGGAAGTGTACCAGACCGTGGTGGCCGAGCTCACGAACATGCGCCACCACCTCCAGAAATGCCTTCTTGGCAACAGCAGCGCTCTTCTGGACCTGGCGGTGGTAATTTCCGCGGAGGTAGAGGTGGTGGTGGTGGAGGATTTGGAGGGGGCGGCGGTAGTTTTGGTGGTGGTAGTGGCGGGGGCTTTGGAGGTGGCAGTGGTGGTTATGGAGGTGGGGGCGGTGGTTATGGTGGTGGTGGCAGTGGGGGAGGAGGAGGGCGCGGAGGCGGTGGTGGAGGTGGAAACGGCCACTGGCAGCAGTATTCAACCTCTCCTCAACAACAACGCCAATCATCGGATCAGGTATGTACATTGTAGTATTTAAAAGCTATGAAAGGTCTTgttctttttgtaatatttttaaactttttttttgcagaatCGGAACCAGAATTGGGTAAGCGGTAGTGGGCGTGTGCAAGGAAGCGGCTGGACACAGTCCAGTAGCAATGGTGGTAGCTATCAGGGTAGTGGTGGACGTGGTGGTGGCGGAGGCGATAACTCTTATCGTGGCCGCTCTAATTATAATCGTGGTGGCGGTGGAGGTGGAAATCGTCGTTAAAATTGAACCGCTCACAGTCTGAATCCAAATACACAATTTAATTatacatagttattaaaacacaaaaaaatataactcactaatttctctttttttattgtaAACAAATGTAAATCCAAATTGTCTGGTTTCCTGATCTGATCATCATACTCTAAAATATCTGTCTTGTGAGATTATGCTGACATAAATTAAATATTCCAATGGACAAGAGGttaagacaaaataaaatttgtgttttccaattaattaaattctaaattgcatctgtttacaataaaatctGAGatgtattaattaataataaataattattaaaattgcAAAGCCAAAGTATGTTTTCTCTTAATGAACTGCGATTTCGTGCCAAACCGATTCACAGAATTTTCTGATGTTGAAAGCCTCCTATAAAAAAATGTCAGCCTTATATAAgcccggcgaaccccgttctcaGAATCCAATACCTGCAAATCACAGTTGAGGAAAAGAAACTCTCCAAGGAGACGTGCTTCAATCTACCACACTAATATGGATAGGCTAATATGTGTAacttatccagaatcagccccgacatcCGCAATGCTTGTCCCTCGCGTAATGTGTTTCCatatgacaccaatcatcttttaaattgcaatgtgaaaccaacgctaaaacaacaacaaggcAGTTGACTTGAACTTTCGTTAGAGGGTATTGATGACAGTTTTTAGTTTATTAAGTTATGATCAAAAAGAATGTTACAGACTAGGTACAAATGAATTAGAAGATATTAAAACTAAATAGTCAAACTTATAAATGTAATTAACgtgcaaataataaataaaaaaaaaaacattaagttaaataaatatgtaaaaataaattatagGCACAATTCCAGAGAAGACTTGAACGTACTTCTCGACAAAGGGAAATCAAGAAAGAAACTCCCTGAGAGTATTAAATTCAGTAAGTGTGCGGAAAATCGGGTCGAACATGCAATAGTTAGCTCTACCGACACGCAAGTAAAATGGCAAGAAAGTACGAAGGCacctattaggtacattaaaattaACTTGAGCTAGGGGAGCCAGTAATGAgatcataaacaaacattagtAGATGCACAGCTCTCCGGGTTTCAAGAGACTGGAGATTGATAAGTATGCAGCGCAACTAATAGGATGGGTTTGGATCGTCAAAgttaatagaaaataagcaaaatctaatgaattttctttgaaccctaTCTATTCTGGCAGAGTGGCCACTTTAGATAGGATTCCAGACAACTGAGGCGTATTCTAATTTTAAGCGTACTAAAGAGATAAAAAGTGCCTTCCTGGTAAAGGAatccttaaagtcttttgcatatctgcgaaggaagtcaaggtttctgtaagccttcgGAAGGACATAACAGATATGACTAACGAAGGAGAAAGAGGTGTCGAAGACAACACCTAGATCAATAAATTCTTTGACAGAAGCCAGTGAAATACCATAGGGCGTGGTATGTAGGGTAGACGACTTAGAAAAAGACATTTGAAAGCATATTTTGCCATTTAAGTAGAGATTATTGGCAACAAGGTTATTTAGATCATTTTGTAGGAGCACTGCATCTGACGGACCATTAATTCTACGAAAAATCTTAAGATCGTCTGCATATAAAAGGAAATCAGACGAATTAAAGCAGGaaccaatgtcattaataaagagcaCAAATAGAAGAGGACGAAGAATGCTACTCTGAGGTACCCCGGACGTTGCCAAGAAAGGTTGGGACTTCAGTCTTCATTTTCAACGCACAAAGACCTAATCGACAAATAAGATTTTAACCATGATAGGAAAACAGAATGAAATCCAATGCATTCCAgtttaaataataagattttatgAGAAACTTTATCGAACGCCTTTGTGAAATCAGTGTATACAGTATCTACATGGCAACCGTCCTGAAATGCAGatgcagaaatcagaaaacgacaCTAGGTTCGTAACAGTCTAGCGGCCAGCTACAAACCC
The DNA window shown above is from Eurosta solidaginis isolate ZX-2024a chromosome 2, ASM4086904v1, whole genome shotgun sequence and carries:
- the LOC137242527 gene encoding protein FAM98B: MDSEIELIDSLTALAYEGPCLKTEGLIKVLEGGPKDEDFRDLVGWLTEELHVLRKTDEHVAETTDPSEFAMELSAMLKELGCPYDSFVTGPLSERFQTREICAQLLDYLITELMAIKMVYKLRPVQKDLIIPKTESSTARIMEQISREVGLGKPPENVSSKAFFDKLNFKVEELARQSKPGVLSEPLLRLKKPLTDAQWKKLDAIQAGLDAEYNMRRQMLLTRLEVTIQSFQWSDKMRKRENEIVNRYQKKLHELDPLRYGTQDTTIVALLAARADLAIIEKTSSANVRKNTNCKIQKHVIGSVPDRGGRAHEHAPPPPEMPSWQQQRSSGPGGGNFRGGRGGGGGGFGGGGGSFGGGSGGGFGGGSGGYGGGGGGYGGGGSGGGGGRGGGGGGGNGHWQQYSTSPQQQRQSSDQNRNQNWVSGSGRVQGSGWTQSSSNGGSYQGSGGRGGGGGDNSYRGRSNYNRGGGGGGNRR